A DNA window from Chitinibacter fontanus contains the following coding sequences:
- a CDS encoding branched-chain amino acid transaminase, with product MSMADRDGVIWYDGKLVDWRDATTHVLTHSLHYGMGVFEGVRAYETPKGTAIFRLQDHTERLLNSAKIFQMNIGYTAEELNEAQKTVVRENKLKSCYLRPLSFIGSEKLGIAATNNTIHTIVAAWPWGAYLGEDGLTKGIRVKTSSFTRHHVNVSMVRAKASGYYINSIMAHQEAAADGYDEALLLDTDGYASEGAGENLFIVKKGVIYTPDVASCLDGITRNTVLTLAEEEGFKVVQKRITRDEIYTADEAFFTGTAAEVTPIRELDNRPIGAGTRGPVTERLQKRYFDCVKGLDPKHEDWLTLV from the coding sequence ATGTCAATGGCAGATCGCGACGGCGTCATTTGGTACGATGGCAAACTGGTGGATTGGCGCGATGCGACGACCCACGTCCTCACGCATTCCTTGCATTACGGCATGGGCGTGTTTGAAGGTGTTCGTGCCTACGAAACGCCAAAAGGCACTGCGATCTTCCGCCTGCAAGACCACACTGAACGTCTGCTCAATTCAGCTAAAATTTTCCAAATGAATATTGGCTATACCGCCGAAGAGCTGAACGAAGCGCAAAAAACCGTCGTACGCGAAAACAAGCTGAAATCTTGCTACCTGCGCCCATTGTCATTCATTGGCAGTGAAAAGCTCGGTATCGCCGCCACCAACAACACTATCCACACCATCGTGGCGGCATGGCCTTGGGGCGCGTATTTGGGTGAAGACGGCCTGACCAAAGGCATCCGCGTAAAAACTTCGAGCTTTACCCGTCACCATGTGAATGTGTCGATGGTGCGAGCCAAAGCCAGCGGTTACTACATCAACTCGATCATGGCGCACCAAGAAGCGGCGGCCGATGGTTACGATGAAGCGCTGTTGCTCGACACCGACGGCTACGCCTCGGAAGGCGCGGGTGAAAACCTGTTTATCGTGAAAAAAGGCGTGATCTACACGCCGGATGTTGCGTCTTGCTTGGACGGCATCACACGCAATACTGTGTTGACGCTAGCTGAAGAAGAAGGCTTCAAAGTCGTACAAAAACGCATTACGCGCGATGAAATTTACACTGCTGACGAAGCATTCTTCACCGGCACAGCCGCAGAAGTAACGCCAATCCGCGAACTGGACAACCGCCCAATCGGCGCAGGCACGCGTGGCCCAGTGACTGAGCGTTTGCAGAAGCGTTACTTTGATTGCGTAAAAGGCCTAGATCCAAAACACGAAGACTGGTTGACGTTGGTATAA
- a CDS encoding zinc-finger domain-containing protein produces the protein MMSLVENTQKEIEVTAHDVPLHCPMPNMLKWNSHPRVFLDIAKTGKAQCPYCGTHYKLKEGEVIKGH, from the coding sequence ATGATGAGCTTAGTTGAAAACACACAAAAAGAAATCGAAGTCACCGCCCACGACGTGCCTTTGCACTGTCCGATGCCCAATATGTTGAAATGGAATTCGCACCCACGCGTTTTCCTCGATATTGCGAAAACCGGCAAAGCACAATGCCCTTACTGCGGTACGCACTACAAATTAAAAGAAGGTGAAGTGATCAAAGGTCACTAA
- the htpX gene encoding protease HtpX, giving the protein MKRTILLIATNIAIMVVLGIVVSVLGLNRFMSANGLNLPMLLMFAAVMGFGGAFISLAMSKTMAKWSTGAQVIERPRNQDEQWLFDTVARLAQRAQIAMPEVAIYEGEPNAFATGPSKNNSLVAVSTGLLYSMTHREIEAVLAHEVAHVKNGDMVTLTLIQGVVNTFVFFLARVVGYLVDSFLKRDNEESSGPGIAYMITVVICDIVFGILASVIVMYFSRQREFRADAGAAQLMGDAAPMVDALRRLGGMTPSALPSNMAASGISNKSGWSSLFSSHPSMEERIAALQTMR; this is encoded by the coding sequence GTGAAACGGACGATACTGTTAATCGCTACCAATATTGCCATCATGGTGGTGTTGGGGATTGTGGTTAGTGTGCTGGGCCTAAACCGCTTTATGAGTGCCAATGGTTTGAATTTACCGATGTTGCTGATGTTTGCAGCGGTCATGGGGTTTGGTGGTGCGTTTATTTCTCTGGCCATGTCGAAAACCATGGCTAAATGGAGCACTGGTGCACAGGTGATCGAGCGCCCGCGCAATCAGGACGAGCAATGGTTATTTGATACCGTGGCGCGTTTGGCGCAACGCGCGCAAATTGCGATGCCAGAGGTGGCAATTTACGAAGGCGAGCCCAACGCGTTTGCGACTGGCCCGAGCAAAAATAACTCGCTGGTGGCGGTTTCGACAGGTTTGCTCTACAGCATGACGCATCGCGAAATTGAAGCGGTGCTGGCCCACGAAGTGGCACACGTGAAAAACGGCGATATGGTCACACTAACGTTGATTCAAGGTGTGGTGAATACATTCGTGTTCTTCTTGGCGCGCGTTGTTGGTTATCTGGTTGATTCCTTCCTGAAACGCGACAACGAAGAATCATCCGGTCCCGGCATCGCCTACATGATCACCGTGGTTATCTGTGACATCGTGTTCGGTATTTTGGCGAGCGTAATCGTGATGTACTTCTCGCGCCAACGTGAGTTCCGCGCTGATGCCGGTGCTGCGCAATTGATGGGTGATGCTGCACCAATGGTAGATGCCTTGCGCCGCTTGGGCGGGATGACGCCAAGTGCGCTGCCAAGTAATATGGCGGCATCGGGGATTTCGAACAAATCAGGCTGGAGTTCGCTATTTAGCTCACACCCATCCATGGAAGAGCGGATCGCTGCCTTGCAAACAATGCGTTAA
- a CDS encoding LysR family transcriptional regulator → MSALNYKHLHYFWVVAKEGGISAAARKLGITAQTISGQISLLEQDIGQSLFNQVGRTLQLTEAGRTMLHYADQIFMLGKELQQAMERGDSLRARLNIGIVDAIPKSIAQQLLAPLCDATVKLVCIDGSLDELSAKLALHQLDLVLADRTVTEAESLRLQSHALVYAPIMLLGTPELVARYQDDFPQQLNGAPLLLPTRNSALRLLLDVWFAEHHIQPDIVGEFSDSALMHTFAKTGIGLYPSPVISSKPIPSKDLVSLGHLSGVVAQYHAIYSPKKIVHPAIARLLEQ, encoded by the coding sequence ATGTCTGCGCTCAACTACAAACATCTGCACTATTTTTGGGTGGTCGCCAAAGAAGGCGGTATTAGCGCCGCAGCCCGCAAACTCGGCATTACGGCACAAACTATCAGCGGACAAATCAGTTTGCTCGAACAAGACATCGGGCAAAGTTTATTTAATCAGGTAGGCCGAACCCTGCAGCTCACTGAAGCTGGCCGCACCATGCTGCATTACGCCGACCAGATTTTTATGCTGGGCAAGGAGCTGCAACAGGCGATGGAGCGCGGTGACAGCCTGCGCGCCCGGCTCAATATTGGTATCGTGGATGCAATTCCTAAATCAATTGCACAACAGCTGCTCGCACCACTGTGTGATGCCACGGTGAAGCTAGTCTGCATTGACGGCAGTCTGGATGAACTCAGTGCTAAGTTGGCCTTACATCAACTCGATCTGGTATTAGCAGATCGTACCGTGACCGAGGCCGAGTCGCTGCGCCTGCAAAGTCACGCCTTGGTGTACGCGCCAATAATGCTGCTGGGCACTCCCGAGCTGGTGGCGCGCTATCAAGATGATTTTCCACAGCAATTAAATGGTGCTCCACTATTATTACCCACCCGTAATTCAGCACTGCGTCTACTGCTGGACGTCTGGTTTGCCGAGCACCATATTCAACCGGATATTGTTGGCGAGTTTTCTGACAGTGCATTAATGCATACCTTTGCCAAGACAGGTATCGGCCTCTACCCAAGCCCTGTCATATCCTCCAAACCAATACCCAGCAAAGATTTAGTTTCATTAGGGCATTTATCAGGTGTAGTGGCTCAGTACCATGCGATCTATAGCCCGAAAAAAATTGTCCATCCCGCCATTGCAAGGCTACTGGAACAATAA
- the aroA gene encoding 3-phosphoshikimate 1-carboxyvinyltransferase encodes MEFLDLAPIAKVAGTVALPGSKSISNRTLLLAALCAGQTTVRGLLASDDTQRMLEALATLGVKVDQIGESRDFIVHGCAGNFPNKDADLFLGNAGTAFRPLTAALALSNGNYHLHGVARMHERPIGDLVDALRQAGCQIDYLGNEGFPPLQIKPDQIKPGVVAADRVQVKGNVSSQFLTGLLMALPLSNRNMTIEVVGELISKPYIEITLNLMAKFGLRVEKKSWNEFFIPAGQVYQSPGEIFVEGDASSASYFLAAGAIGALDGGAVRVTGVGSESIQGDKRFAETLAQMGAQITWGPNWIEAAPPSDGQLKAIDVDLNHIPDAAMTIAVAALYTKGKTTIRNIESWRVKETDRLSAMATELRKVGAIVEEGQDWISVIPPEQLAPNAEIDTYDDHRMAMCFSLVALGGVPVRINDPKCTAKTFPTYFEELARITK; translated from the coding sequence ATGGAATTTCTCGACCTCGCCCCGATCGCCAAAGTAGCCGGAACGGTTGCGCTGCCAGGCTCAAAAAGTATTTCTAACCGCACCTTGCTGCTCGCTGCCTTGTGTGCTGGCCAAACTACCGTGCGCGGTCTACTCGCGTCGGACGACACGCAACGCATGCTCGAGGCCTTGGCCACATTGGGCGTGAAAGTTGATCAAATTGGTGAGTCGCGTGACTTTATCGTTCACGGTTGCGCAGGTAACTTCCCGAATAAAGATGCCGACTTGTTCCTCGGCAATGCTGGCACCGCGTTTCGCCCTTTGACCGCCGCGCTGGCGCTGTCGAACGGTAATTATCATCTGCACGGCGTGGCACGCATGCACGAGCGCCCAATTGGAGACTTGGTTGATGCGCTGCGCCAAGCGGGTTGCCAGATTGATTATTTGGGCAATGAAGGCTTCCCGCCCCTTCAAATCAAACCAGACCAAATCAAACCGGGCGTGGTCGCTGCTGATCGTGTTCAAGTCAAAGGCAATGTATCCAGCCAGTTCCTGACCGGCCTGTTGATGGCCTTGCCACTCTCCAACCGCAATATGACGATTGAAGTCGTTGGCGAGCTGATCTCCAAGCCCTACATCGAAATCACGCTGAACCTGATGGCCAAATTTGGCCTGAGAGTCGAGAAAAAGAGCTGGAACGAGTTCTTTATCCCTGCTGGGCAAGTGTATCAATCGCCGGGCGAGATTTTTGTTGAAGGCGATGCATCAAGCGCGTCGTATTTCTTGGCGGCTGGTGCAATCGGCGCACTTGATGGCGGCGCAGTACGCGTTACAGGCGTAGGCAGCGAGTCGATTCAAGGCGATAAACGCTTTGCCGAAACGCTGGCACAAATGGGCGCACAAATCACTTGGGGTCCAAACTGGATCGAAGCAGCGCCGCCGAGCGACGGCCAGCTCAAAGCGATTGATGTTGACCTGAACCACATCCCCGATGCGGCGATGACGATTGCGGTGGCGGCGCTGTACACCAAGGGCAAAACCACAATTCGCAATATCGAAAGCTGGCGCGTGAAAGAAACCGACCGCCTCTCTGCAATGGCGACCGAGTTGCGTAAAGTCGGTGCGATTGTTGAAGAAGGTCAGGATTGGATTTCAGTGATTCCGCCCGAACAACTAGCCCCGAACGCGGAAATCGACACTTATGATGACCACCGCATGGCGATGTGCTTCTCACTAGTGGCCTTGGGTGGTGTACCGGTACGGATTAATGATCCGAAATGTACAGCCAAAACCTTCCCGACTTATTTTGAAGAGTTGGCACGCATTACAAAATAA
- the waaF gene encoding lipopolysaccharide heptosyltransferase II, giving the protein MKRILIIAPAWVGDAIMAQPMYARLKQRYPQAQIDVLAPAWTRPLHARMAEINEAIDAPFGHGELKLRERWKLARQLKARGYDQVIVLPNSVKSALVPLLAGIATRTGWVGEMRYGLLNDVRMLDPIKLPQMVQRFYALADEKDAPRTQQVPHPVLTINPADRTAALQKLGLSTDQPIIAICPGAEYGPAKRWPARHAAELAQQLQQDGAQVWLFGSGKDTEICAEIAALAPQVINLAGKTSLAEAIDLLSLAKVAVCNDSGLMHVVAALQRPLVAVFGSSSPTFTPPLTLKAKVVTLDLECSPCFERVCPLGHMDCLNKLTPDRVLKALKEISASCNE; this is encoded by the coding sequence TTGAAACGAATTCTGATTATTGCCCCTGCATGGGTTGGCGATGCAATTATGGCGCAGCCAATGTATGCCCGTCTTAAGCAACGCTACCCACAAGCGCAAATCGATGTGCTTGCCCCAGCATGGACCCGTCCATTACATGCGCGCATGGCTGAGATTAATGAGGCGATTGACGCGCCATTTGGCCACGGCGAGCTCAAACTTCGTGAGCGCTGGAAATTGGCGCGCCAGCTCAAGGCACGCGGCTACGATCAAGTGATTGTGCTACCCAACTCGGTTAAATCAGCCCTAGTACCATTACTGGCAGGTATTGCAACGCGAACCGGCTGGGTGGGTGAAATGCGCTATGGTTTGCTCAATGATGTACGAATGCTAGATCCAATTAAATTGCCACAAATGGTGCAACGTTTTTATGCACTGGCCGATGAGAAAGATGCGCCGCGCACGCAGCAAGTACCGCACCCCGTCCTCACCATAAATCCAGCTGATCGCACAGCGGCCCTGCAAAAATTAGGCCTCAGCACCGATCAGCCCATCATAGCCATTTGTCCGGGTGCGGAGTATGGCCCGGCGAAACGTTGGCCCGCCCGTCATGCCGCTGAATTAGCGCAGCAGTTACAGCAAGATGGGGCACAGGTTTGGCTGTTTGGTTCAGGTAAAGACACGGAAATTTGTGCAGAAATTGCCGCACTTGCCCCACAGGTAATTAATTTGGCAGGAAAAACTAGTCTGGCCGAAGCCATCGACTTGCTCTCGCTGGCCAAAGTAGCTGTTTGCAATGATTCCGGCCTAATGCATGTAGTGGCGGCGCTGCAACGCCCATTGGTGGCGGTATTTGGCTCTAGTTCGCCAACATTTACACCACCGCTAACGCTCAAAGCAAAAGTTGTCACGCTCGACTTGGAATGTAGCCCCTGCTTTGAGCGGGTTTGCCCCTTAGGGCATATGGATTGTTTAAATAAGCTCACGCCTGATCGCGTGCTGAAAGCGCTGAAAGAAATCAGCGCCAGCTGCAATGAATAA